In Oligoflexia bacterium, the genomic stretch AGCCATGCACCAACAAGATTAAAAATAAGGCCGCCTGTTGAAATCCAAAACATTTCCACTGATTTGATTTCTACAGGATTATTAAAACGATCCCAAGCTCCCCACATAATCACACATGAGAGGAGCACTAAAAAAATACCATTGATGAAAGCTGCTAGTATCTCTAGGCGTAAAAAACCATAAGTACGATGAGCCGTGGCTGGTTTAGAACTCATCATGAAAGCAAAGAGACTTAAACTTAAAGCCGCTGTATCAGTGAGCATGTGAACAGCATCTGAAATAAGGGCTAATGAATTTGTGTAAAACCCCCCAAATGCCTCGGCTATCATGAATAAGAAGGTGAGGGCTATGACCCACTTTAGTTGCCGTATGTTTTTTGAGTTATCTAAGCCATGAGAGTGACTCCCATGCATATGGGGGTGTTGATGATCGTGATGATGTTCATGGTCATGATGCGTAGTGCCCATAATAAAATAGCTATTCTAGAAATGCTGCCTTGTCACGAAAACTTTCATAGTACAAAATGGCGCTCATGATCAAAAAAACGAGTAAAACTAAAATCAGGCTCACACAATCCGTTTCTTGCGCGGGTTGAGCCGCTAAACTGAGCCCAGCGTTGCTGCGGCAAGCAGTTAAAGGTCTAAAACAGCCGGCTGATCCCAGACTTCTTGTTGGGTTCGATAAAGCCGACGATGCAGGTGTGTATCTAATTTCTCCTGAACTTGCCTTGATTCAAACCGTTGATTTTTTTACTCCTATTGTTGATGATCCGATTTGGTTTGGGCGAATTGCTGCGGCCAATTCTTTAAGCGATGTTTACGCCATGGGTGGAAAGCCTTTAACCGCACTGAATGTATATTGTGTGCCTGAAGATCTTGATCCAAAAGTCATTGGTCAAATTCTTCAAGGTGGGATCGAAAAAATGACTGAAGCAAAATGCGCACTAGTCGGTGGGCATTCAGTGAAAGATCTTGAGTTAAAATACGGATTATCGGTTACGGGAACCATTCACCCTGGACGTATTTTTTCAAATGACAAAGCCCTTGTAGGGCAAGCATTGGTACTTACAAAAAAACTAGGCACAGGAATTATTACAACCGCAGCAAAGTTTGAAGATTGTCCCAAAAAACTTCTGAAAGAAGCCATTGAACAAATGGCAAGGCTCAATGAGCGAGCCTGTAATGCCATGATAAAGACAGATGCCACCTCATGCACAGATATTACGGGTTTTGGATTTTTGGGACATCTTGCTGAGATGACGCGCGCAAGTCAGGTGAAAGCTAAAATTTATTCTAAGAAAATTCCATATTTCAAAGGGCTTGAAAAGTTAATCGCAGATGAGTACGTCACTCGGGGTGATAAAACAAATCGTGAGTACGCAAATAATGTTGTATTTAAAAATGTCGAAATGTTTATGCAAAGTATACTTTTTGACCCGCAGACTAGCGGCGGTCTTTTAATTTCAATGTCTAAAAGTAATGTAGAAAAATTTCAACTTGAGATGAAAAAGGCAGGTCAACAGTCTTGGGTCGTTGGTGAAATCACGGCTAAAGATCGTAAGGGATCGATCGAAGTAATATGATTGAAACTTTTTATTTAGATCGCCCAAAATCTGCTAATGCCCTTGATCTCGCTACTGCTAAACAAATTTCATTAAAAATTAAGAATTGTACAGGGCTTGTCATTGCCTCAAAAAATTCAAAAGTTTTTTGCTCTGGTGGCGATCTTAAAGCTTATTCAAAAATGAAAACAAAAAATGAAGGTATAAAAGTAAATCGCGAGATTCGAAAAACACTTGATGGGTTTCAAAAAGCCCCCGTTATAATAGTCGCAGCCGTTGAGGGTATATGTATTGGAGGAGGCTGTGAGTTGGCTTTAGCCGCTGATCGTATAGTGGCAAGTTCCAGTGCGCGTTTTGCCTTTAAACAAGTTTTACTTTCATTATCCCCTGGATGGGGCGGAGCACAGAGATTGTTAAATCGTGTCAGCGCTTCCATTGCCTTTGATTGGCTTACGTCAGGTCGCTGGGTGAGTGCGCAAGAAGCATTTCGTTGTGGTTTGATCGATGAGATCACGTCACCTGGTACTGTTGAAGAAAAAGCACATGAATTTATATTAGAACGTGCCTTCGTGACGCCAGAGTTGATTTTAAAAATAAAAGAAATTGTAGCGAATCCATCTAAAGAAGAGAAGATTTTTGAAAGTCTTTGGTTTTCAAAAAACCATCAAACCACATTAAAGCGGTAAAATTTAATTATTTTAAAGTAGCTGCTGGCAGGCCATTTGTGAGTAGTAACACACAACCATCACCTATTTGCTTAACTCCTGGTACAGAAACAAGGGGAGTTGTCACAGTCGCGATTGTATCAACGGCAGCTTTTGCAAAGGTAATATCACCCGCGAAGGGTCTGAGCATAAGTCGTGAAAAAGCACGTGTTTTAATTTCAGGTAGAGTTTCAGTTGCGGGGACGCCAATTGTAAGCATGTTTTGAAGTAATTGGCCTGTGACATTTTCCCAAGTTCTGTATGCAAGATTGTATTTAAATCTGTCTTTGCCAATTCTTCGGTTAAAGTATTCTTGAACCGTTGGATGTGCTCTGAGCTCTTCTTTGATGTCTTTGAGTCTGTAGCCAGCTGCTAATTCAAAGGCTTGTTCAGTTTGAAATTGTAA encodes the following:
- a CDS encoding enoyl-CoA hydratase/isomerase family protein translates to MIETFYLDRPKSANALDLATAKQISLKIKNCTGLVIASKNSKVFCSGGDLKAYSKMKTKNEGIKVNREIRKTLDGFQKAPVIIVAAVEGICIGGGCELALAADRIVASSSARFAFKQVLLSLSPGWGGAQRLLNRVSASIAFDWLTSGRWVSAQEAFRCGLIDEITSPGTVEEKAHEFILERAFVTPELILKIKEIVANPSKEEKIFESLWFSKNHQTTLKR
- the selD gene encoding selenide, water dikinase SelD produces the protein MIKKTSKTKIRLTQSVSCAGUAAKLSPALLRQAVKGLKQPADPRLLVGFDKADDAGVYLISPELALIQTVDFFTPIVDDPIWFGRIAAANSLSDVYAMGGKPLTALNVYCVPEDLDPKVIGQILQGGIEKMTEAKCALVGGHSVKDLELKYGLSVTGTIHPGRIFSNDKALVGQALVLTKKLGTGIITTAAKFEDCPKKLLKEAIEQMARLNERACNAMIKTDATSCTDITGFGFLGHLAEMTRASQVKAKIYSKKIPYFKGLEKLIADEYVTRGDKTNREYANNVVFKNVEMFMQSILFDPQTSGGLLISMSKSNVEKFQLEMKKAGQQSWVVGEITAKDRKGSIEVI